GGTCTATCCGAACGCGAACTACCCCGGCCTGTTGCTCGAGCTGCTCGAGCCCTTCGCGGATCGCGATATCAACCTGACTCGCGTCGAGTCGCGGCCGAGCGGTCAGCGGTTGGGGGACTACGTGTTCCACATCGACTTCGAAGCGGGGCTCTACGAGTCGCGAACGAGCGAAGCGATCGGGGACCTCGAGGAGATAGCGGAGAACGGCTGGGTTCGGCGGCTCGGCTCGTACGATACCGAACACGTCGTCGAGTAGCGGACCCGGTAGCTCGGTGAGCGGGGAACTGCTCGGAGGGCGAAAGCAGAGGCTACGGAGAGGTGATTCTGGTTTGCGAACCGAAACGGCCGGTCAGTCGCTCGTCGTCGCGTTTGCTGGCCGGAACCACGCCCGGAGACGGTCGGCGTAGGCGGCGACGCCGAGTCCCGCGACGAACGAGAGAAACGCCGGGACGAGGATCCACAGGAGGTCCGGATGCGTTGTACCAGTGTGAAGTGCGATGTTTTCCATACGCGCTCGTATTCGCAGAGCGGGGATAATACGATTGCTGTTGGCAGAACTGACCGGGACGATCGAACCGTCGTTTCGACGATCGGACCGCCAGTCGTCCTCGAAAGGTCCGGGTGCGAGAATCGAACTGCGCGTCTCAGCCGACACAGGCTGAAGGATGACCACTACCCCAACCCGGACACGAGTACACCGTGCTCGATACCATCACTGCGATCCTATAGTACGTGCTGAGACTCCGCACTAGCTGTAAATCAGGGGAGAATACTTGTGGGTCGAGACGGCTCGACAGGGACCCGCCGGGTCTACCCCAGACCCCACCTCACCGGATCACAAACTGTTTGTCCATGTCTCGCGGTACCACGAATATGCCACTCGCACCAGGCGACGACGCGCCGGCCGTGACCGCGCCGAACCAGGACGGCGACGACGTGAACCTCACGTTCGAGGAGCCGACGGTCGTCTATTTTTATCCGAAAGACGACACCCCCGGTTGTACGATCGAGGCCAATCAGTTCCAGCGCGAACTCGAAACCTATCGAGACGCCGGCGTCGACGTCTACGGCGTCTCGATCGACGACGTCGACTCCCACCGATCGTTCTGCAAGTCGGAGGGCCT
This portion of the Natrinema salinisoli genome encodes:
- a CDS encoding peroxiredoxin, coding for MPLAPGDDAPAVTAPNQDGDDVNLTFEEPTVVYFYPKDDTPGCTIEANQFQRELETYRDAGVDVYGVSIDDVDSHRSFCKSEGLEFDLLADPDGEIADAFAVELRDSGVTTRTTFLLADGEIQAVYEGVDPDGHARDVLMDALEDGLVTLPE